The nucleotide window ATCGAATTTATCGAGACATTTCGCAATTTTGATCATAGTTCGTACTCGAATTGGAGAGTTTATACAATCGTTCCCAATGAGAGAGTCTCCGTAGATTAAAATTATTTGGAGATAAAATATTCGGTACAGGTCATTTCCACCGGCATGGTAGGGTTCAGTGTTCGGGAAGATAAAAAGGAATCCAAGAATGTCGCTACATCATATTTCTTCAATATACTACGAACAATTAACCAAAGACAGAACAGTCTATCTTGCGCAATCGACGCGGAGAAATTCTATTTCGCCGAAAGATTTCGCActcattaatttgaaacaaaactcTCCCAAGTCTGTCGCAGCCCAAGTCGATATTCCAACCGCTCGGCCCTAGACGCGAAAAATACATAACTTTGCCGGCAGGCAACCGGGCATATCGAGATCGAATAGCTTCCACCAGCGGTCCGATTTTGATCTAACTCGTATCCGCGATCGCGCTCCTGGATCGCGCTTGTTAGCGATGCGTTTGCGCGTAGACGCCGATCTCCGCCTCGAACAGGATCTGATTGATCCTGAGCTTCGCGACGGACCTCGAGTACGAGTCCGGGATTTCGGCGAGCTGCACGGCGATGCTCTCGGCGAACTTCGCGAAGTCCTCTTTCGTCCGTTTCCGTTCCGTCGCCGGCTCTGCCCCGAGATTCGTCTGGCCGGATTCCTCCAGGTCGCCGTCACCGTCGCCGATCGGGCTGCTCTGGTCGGGCAGAGAGCCGTTGTACAGCTTCATCGCCTTCAGGCTCGACGAGGACCATTCCTCCGCGTCCTCGCTCAACGACGCGTTGAACGACCCGGTCCCGGAGCCGTTCGTCTCCTCGTTGCAGTCCACGAACGTTATGCTCTCGGGGTCGATGTCGCTCACGATGTACTCCTCCTGCAACTTCGACGAGCCCTCCTCCACCTTCTGCGGGAGAAAAAGGAGATTTAGTGTCTTTAGCAGTCTTTGGAAACTTCAGGGTCCTTGGGGCCTTTGGGACTATTGAGATCTTTGGGACGTTTGGGATCTTTGGGACGTTTGAGATCTTTGCGACATTTGGAGTCTTCGAGACAATTGAAGTCTTTGGATGTCTTGGAAACTTTGATGACTTTAGAAGACTTTTAGAAACCTTCGTAGTGTAGTTTAGGTCCTAAACTTCAGGATATCCAGTTTGGGGCAGGCGTTTGGGACCTTTGAAACTCTTTAATAGCCTTTGGAAACTTCGGGGTCCTTGGGGCCTTTGGGACTATTGAGATCTTTGGGACGTTTGGGATCTTTGGGACGTTCGAGATCTTTGCGACATTTGGGGTCTTTGAGACAATTGAAGTCTTTGGATATCTTGGAAACTTTGATGACTTTAGAAGACTTTTAGAAACCTTCGTAGTGTAGTTTAGGTCCTAAACTTCAGGATATTCAGTTTGGGGCAGGCGTTTGGGACCTTTGAAACTCTTTAATAGCCTTTGGAAACTTCGGGGTCCTTGGGGCCTTTGGGACTATTGAGATCTTTGCGACATTTGGGGTCTTCGAGACAATTGAAGTCTTTGGATGTCTTGGAAATTTTGATGACTTTAGAAGACTTTTAGAAACCTTCGTAGTCTAGTTTAGGTCCTAAACTCCAGGACATTCGGTGCGTTTGGGACCTTTGAAATTCTTGATGAGGTATCCTTAGTACCTTCAGGCCCTTCAGTATCAAGGTTAGTCAAAGACGCACAAACCGAGTACAGCTCTGGCAGGATATGTTCGATCAAATAAATCTATATACTTTAAATACTTCTTAGTGTTATGGTTGAATTATGGATTCTATGCATtcattgaaaaaatgaagagGTAAAAACTGGTAAACTGGTAAAAACATTCAATGAATTTTATCAATCAAAGTTGAATGAAAGAAATGGATATCTGCTtaactcatgtatattaaaattgATAAGGACCATTTTTATCTTCCGCATTAACCACAAGTTTAGTTTTGATTATATTGATTCAATATTATTGACCATTGTGTAACATGAATGGCATCGAAGATTATCTATTGAGTTTTCGAGGACGATAGAAATGGTGTTCGATTTTTAGTAATAATCTCAACCTCTATAAGAAAATGTTC belongs to Megalopta genalis isolate 19385.01 chromosome 1, iyMegGena1_principal, whole genome shotgun sequence and includes:
- the LOC143259893 gene encoding uncharacterized protein LOC143259893, producing the protein MCSHDAWNEPEMNDTRLAMEWTRDKTLELLREYQQRRVLWDWNARGYRDRAKRKHAIQELAEILCCNTLEIEKKITNLKCQYSREVHKIQNSREAAAGPDDVYVSKWFAFKAMQFLQFGTRRYSKRKKKVEEGSSKLQEEYIVSDIDPESITFVDCNEETNGSGTGSFNASLSEDAEEWSSSSLKAMKLYNGSLPDQSSPIGDGDGDLEESGQTNLGAEPATERKRTKEDFAKFAESIAVQLAEIPDSYSRSVAKLRINQILFEAEIGVYAQTHR